In 'Nostoc azollae' 0708, the following are encoded in one genomic region:
- a CDS encoding DUF1565 domain-containing protein: MKYSGFHISTLSLGASLTALLVIASSSMLLTSQVNAGSPPTVIAQIPASATVIYVNPVIGQDSSSAGITPEAPYKTITFALSQAKSNTVIKLAPGTYTKDTGETFPLLLKLGVILVGNESIKGQGTVIIGGGHYISRTFARQDITILAENTTIAGITVTNPNQRGTAVWVESSSPTIKNNTFTDSIRDGVFVTGTGNPKIENNLFIKNRGNGISITKYAQGEIRNNSFEDTGFGLAIGGSSTPLVEGNQILQNQDGIFISESAKPILRKNVIQNNRRDGIVATIDALPNLGTNDNPGSNLIRNNTRYDLNNSTKVNRIVAIGNDFDQKRIFGAVDFVAATVNPPTGGGTTGSTGFQDVPTGYWAKAYIEALASQNIIAGFPDGTFKPNDPVTRAQFATIITKALAPPSRRTAIRFNDVNSNFWAYGAIQSAYQSQFVAGYPDGTFKPQQQIPRVQALVALANGLNLTANNESILSFYTDAAQIPNYAMGSVAAATVRQLVVNYPTVKLLDPNREATRAEIAAFVYQALVTIGRAQPTPSPYVVTAQ; the protein is encoded by the coding sequence ATGAAATATAGCGGTTTTCACATCTCTACTTTATCTTTAGGCGCTAGTCTAACCGCTTTGTTGGTAATTGCTAGTAGTTCCATGCTATTAACCAGTCAAGTAAATGCTGGTTCTCCTCCTACTGTGATTGCACAAATTCCAGCAAGTGCAACAGTGATTTATGTTAATCCTGTGATCGGTCAAGATAGTTCTAGTGCTGGTATTACCCCAGAAGCACCCTATAAAACTATTACCTTCGCTCTTTCGCAGGCTAAATCAAATACAGTGATTAAACTCGCTCCTGGTACCTATACTAAGGATACTGGGGAAACTTTTCCCTTACTGCTTAAACTAGGAGTGATACTTGTCGGTAATGAATCTATCAAAGGTCAAGGAACAGTCATCATCGGTGGTGGTCATTATATCAGTCGTACCTTTGCTAGACAAGATATTACCATCCTAGCGGAAAATACTACTATTGCTGGTATTACTGTTACCAACCCTAATCAACGAGGTACGGCTGTTTGGGTAGAGTCAAGTAGTCCAACTATCAAAAACAATACTTTTACTGACAGCATCAGAGACGGTGTTTTCGTTACAGGTACAGGTAATCCCAAAATTGAAAACAACCTTTTTATCAAAAACCGGGGTAATGGGATTTCAATAACTAAATATGCTCAAGGTGAGATACGCAACAACTCATTTGAAGATACTGGTTTTGGTTTGGCTATTGGTGGTAGTTCGACACCCTTGGTAGAAGGAAACCAAATTCTTCAAAACCAAGACGGTATATTTATCTCCGAATCTGCTAAACCTATTTTGCGTAAGAATGTCATTCAGAATAATAGGCGCGATGGTATTGTCGCAACTATTGACGCTCTACCCAATCTTGGTACTAATGACAATCCTGGTAGTAATCTCATCCGTAATAACACTCGTTATGACTTGAATAATTCTACTAAGGTTAACAGGATTGTTGCTATTGGCAACGATTTTGATCAAAAGCGGATTTTTGGCGCAGTAGATTTTGTGGCTGCAACTGTTAACCCTCCTACAGGTGGAGGTACTACAGGTTCTACCGGTTTTCAGGATGTACCAACAGGTTATTGGGCAAAAGCCTACATTGAAGCTTTGGCTTCCCAAAATATTATTGCGGGTTTTCCTGATGGTACTTTTAAGCCTAATGATCCTGTAACTCGCGCTCAATTTGCTACCATTATAACCAAAGCTTTGGCACCACCGTCTAGACGGACAGCAATTCGATTTAACGATGTAAATAGCAATTTTTGGGCTTATGGAGCAATTCAATCAGCTTACCAAAGTCAATTTGTGGCTGGGTATCCTGATGGTACTTTTAAACCACAGCAACAAATTCCTAGAGTTCAGGCTTTAGTTGCTCTAGCTAATGGTTTAAACCTTACTGCCAACAATGAAAGTATTCTTAGTTTTTACACAGATGCTGCTCAAATCCCTAATTATGCAATGGGATCTGTTGCTGCTGCAACAGTCAGGCAATTAGTGGTTAACTATCCCACTGTAAAATTACTTGATCCCAATCGTGAAGCTACTAGAGCAGAAATTGCAGCTTTTGTTTATCAAGCACTTGTCACTATTGGACGGGCGCAACCAACACCTTCTCCTTATGTGGTAACGGCTCAGTAG
- a CDS encoding DUF3493 domain-containing protein, translating into MVEPNPKNRLNSKQYAQLKAEITAPYRGLRQFIYVGIGASGFIGAFVFSFQILAGRNIDSALPNFTLEAGIVGLMVFLYRWEQRRQKGS; encoded by the coding sequence ATGGTAGAACCAAATCCTAAAAATCGCCTCAACTCCAAGCAGTATGCTCAGCTCAAAGCTGAAATAACAGCCCCCTATCGTGGTTTGCGCCAATTTATATATGTTGGTATAGGTGCTTCTGGTTTTATTGGTGCATTTGTATTTTCCTTTCAAATACTTGCTGGTAGGAACATCGACAGTGCTTTACCTAACTTTACCCTGGAAGCGGGAATAGTTGGCCTGATGGTATTTCTTTATCGATGGGAACAAAGGCGGCAAAAAGGGTCTTAA